A genomic region of Gossypium hirsutum isolate 1008001.06 chromosome D01, Gossypium_hirsutum_v2.1, whole genome shotgun sequence contains the following coding sequences:
- the LOC107928644 gene encoding COBRA-like protein 10 yields the protein MEVPGLKLICLAFLFIHTRILVCYGAPDDAVDDYTDETPAKPPPPEMDNCNGVFLSYAFTSRTKALPLLKNVSAQPWTFNAMATVVNSGTEEVKGWKMYIGFQHKEILVSATNAVLVDGDVDFPAAVGNGTTLAGYPKADLKTSIDTAGDFNQIAVQVELKGSMFGLGEKATPMPKTISLRNDGWRCPTPTKYKTYMHACCKRDPKFKVNSNRKSKFAARQNGDLTFTYDVVKSYEGSYEAQVTMDNSSPIGRLDRWNLTWEWMRGEFIYSMKGAYTPRFDISDCVYGLAGRYLTGFDFTNVMNCEKKPTITDLPLTKANDTQIGKIPYCCKNASLLPPQMDPSRARAIFQLRVYKLPPDTPPTILYPPQRWNITGVINARYHCGPPIRVDPSEFPNPKGFDAKVYAIASWQVVCNMTRAEKRKTRCCVSFSAYYSDGAIPCSTCACGCDNIDTDKCNPDKPAMHLPPDALLLPSENRTAKTKAFAKLKKKGIPRKLPCPDNCGVSINWHINTDHKAGWSARMTLFNWQEAPFVDWFVAVEMKKAYPDYDNVFSFNGTKKLKGIKNTIFFQSLKDLNYLVEMKNGSKPSDPKVPGKQQSVISFIKKKTPNIKIRKGDGFPSKVYFNGEECALPRSFPSSGHRSPLSIASFILISITTTFLLITNRFI from the exons ATGGAAGTGCCTGGGTTGAAACTCATATGTCTTGCTTTCCTGTTTATCCACACAAGAATCCTGGTGTGTTATGGCGCTCCAGACGATGCTGTCGACGACTATACGGACGAGACACCGGCTAAGCCGCCGCCGCCTGAGATGGACAATTGTAATGGTGTATTCTTGAGCTACGCTTTCACGTCAAGGACTAAAGCATTACCCCTCCTGAAAAACGTTTCAGCTCAGCCGTGGACGTTTAACGCCATGGCCACCGTTGTAAATTCTGGGACGGAGGAGGTAAAAGGATGGAAGATGTATATTGGGTTTCAACATAAAGAGATATTGGTGTCCGCAACCAACGCCGTCCTGGTTGACGGTGACGTGGATTTCCCGGCGGCAGTTGGAAATGGAACAACCTTAGCAGGGTACCCCAAGGCAGACCTCAAGACATCCATTGACACTGCTGGGGATTTTAATCAAATTGCCGTCCAGGTTGAGCTCAAGGGTTCCATGTTTGGATTAGGCGAGAAGGCCACTCCTATGCCTAAGACCATCAGCCTCAGAAACGATGGCTGGAGATGCCCCACGCCTACTAAATATA AAACCTACATGCATGCATGTTGCAAAAGGGATCCGAAATTCAAAGTGAATTCCAATAGAAAAAGCAAGTTCGCGGCTAGGCAAAATGGAGACCTCACCTTCACGTACGATGTTGTTAAATCATATGAAGGCAGCTACGAGGCCCAAGTAACGATGGACAACAGCAGCCCCATCGGCAGGCTGGATCGTTGGAACTTGACATGGGAATGGATGAGAGGGGAATTCATTTACTCCATGAAAGGAGCCTACACTCCCAGATTTGATATCTCCGACTGCGTTTATGGCTTAGCTGGTCGTTACCTCACGGGCTTCGATTTCACTAATGTCATGAATTGTGAAAAAAAGCCAACCATTACTGATTTGCCGCTTACTAAAGCAAATGATACCCAGATTGGTAAGATCCCTTATTGTTGTAAAAATGCAAGTCTGTTGCCACCACAAATGGATCCCAGCAGAGCCCGAGCCATTTTTCAATTAAGGGTGTATAAATTGCCCCCTGATACCCCACCCACTATTTTGTACCCACCACAAAGATGGAATATTACCGGCGTCATTAATGCTCGCTACCACTGTGGGCCTCCGATTAGAGTAGATCCCTCTGAGTTCCCTAATCCAAAGGGGTTCGATGCTAAAGTCTATGCCATCGCAAGTTGGCAAGTTGTGTGCAACATGACCAGAGCAGAGAAAAGGAAAACTAGGTGTTGTGTTTCCTTCTCAGCTTACTACAGCGATGGTGCTATTCCATGCAGCACCTGTGCTTGCGGATGCGACAATATCGACACCGATAAATGCAATCCCGACAAGCCTGCGATGCATCTCCCACCCGATGCACTCCTCCTTCCTTCCGAAAACAGGACTGCTAAAACTAAAGCCTTTGCTAAACTCAAGAAGAAAGGGATTCCCAGGAAGTTGCCTTGCCCCGACAACTGTGGGGTCAGCATCAACTGGCATATCAACACCGATCACAAGGCCGGATGGTCGGCTCGGATGACGCTGTTTAATTGGCAAGAAGCTCCATTCGTGGACTGGTTCGTAGCCGTTGAAATGAAAAAAGCATACCCTGATTACGACAATGTGTTTTCCTTTAATGGAACCAAGAAGCTCAAAGGCATCAAGAACACCATTTTCTTCCAAAGCTTGAAGGACTTGAATTACCTGGTGGAAATGAAAAATGGGTCTAAACCGAGTGATCCTAAAGTCCCTGGAAAACAGCAATCGGTTATTTCATTCATCAAGAAAAAGACGCCCAATATAAAAATTCGAAAGGGCGATGGGTTCCCTTCCAAGGTCTACTTCAATGGCGAAGAATGTGCACTTCCTCGTAGTTTCCCGAGTTCAGGGCACCGTTCTCCGCTTTCCATTGCAAGTTTCATCTTGATATCTATTACCACCACTTTCTTGCTCATCACAAACCGTTTCATTTGA
- the LOC107928645 gene encoding thiamine thiazole synthase, chloroplastic-like, whose product MASSIATTLTSSSKLCRNTSLFESSFHGVPIKPLSFHFKTKSSPCNASISMSAASPPPYDLNNFRFDPIKESIVSREMTRRYMMDMITYADTDVVVVGAGSAGLSCAYELSKNPSVQIAIVEQSVSPGGGAWLGGQLFSAMVVRKPAHRFLDELAIEYDEQDDYVVIKHAALFTSTIMSKLLARPNVKLFNAVAAEDLIVKEGRVGGVVTNWALVSMNHDTQSCMDPNVMEAKVVVSSCGHDGPFGATGVKRLKSIGMIDSVPGMKALDMNTAEDAIVRLTREIVPGMIVTGMEVAEIDGSPRMGPTFGAMMISGQKAAHLALKSLGLPNAIDGTYVGSIHPELILAAADSAETADA is encoded by the exons ATGGCATCTTCCATAGCTACAACTCTCACTTCCTCTTCAAAGCTTTGCAGGAACACTTCTCTCTTCGAGTCTTCCTTCCATGGGGTTCCAATTAAACcactttcttttcatttcaaaacaaagtcTTCCCCGTGCAACGCATCCATTTCCATGTCTGCAGCATCACCTCCACCCTATGATCTGAATAATTTCAGGTTTGACCCCATCAAGGAGTCCATCGTCTCACGTGAGATGACACGCAGGTACATGATGGACATGATCACCTATGCTGATACCGATGTGGTGGTCGTCGGTGCCGGCTCCGCCGGGCTCTCTTGTGCCTATGAGCTTAGCAAGAACCCCTCCGTACAGATAGCTATTGTCGAGCAGTCTGTTAGCCCCGGAGGTGGTGCCTGGCTCGGTGGGCAGCTTTTCTCTGCCATG GTAGTGCGGAAACCAGCTCATCGCTTCCTCGACGAACTCGCCATTGAATATGATGAACAAGACGACTATGTTGTGATCAAGCATGCAGCCCTTTTCACATCCACTATCATGAGCAAGCTTCTAGCCCGCCCCAACGTGAAGCTGTTCAACGCTGTGGCGGCGGAGGACTTAATAGTGAAGGAAGGGAGAGTTGGTGGTGTTGTGACAAACTGGGCCCTGGTGTCAATGAACCATGACACACAGTCCTGCATGGACCCTAATGTGATGGAGGCCAAGGTGGTGGTGAGCTCTTGTGGTCATGATGGGCCATTTGGAGCCACCGGGGTGAAGAGGTTGAAAAGCATTGGGATGATTGATAGTGTGCCAGGGATGAAGGCACTGGATATGAATACAGCTGAGGATGCTATAGTGAGGCTGACTAGGGAAATTGTGCCTGGGATGATTGTCACCGGGATGGAAGTTGCTGAGATTGATGGATCCCCAAGAATG GGGCCAACATTTGGAGCAATGATGATATCAGGGCAAAAGGCAGCCCATCTTGCCCTGAAATCATTAGGATTGCCTAATGCAATTGATGGAACATATGTGGGAAGCATTCACCCGGAGCTGATCTTGGCCGCTGCAGATTCCGCCGAGACCGCTGACGCTTAG